A stretch of Triticum aestivum cultivar Chinese Spring chromosome 1D, IWGSC CS RefSeq v2.1, whole genome shotgun sequence DNA encodes these proteins:
- the LOC123179663 gene encoding uncharacterized protein, giving the protein MAASLRAAATTRIPRPSVLRGQGLRRLVHAEDLSKSILALDKEHRGSPVQRMGELLRLQASKFTHAMKEEHRAELIQLKKEQLYEVMALVDADSATSSRDRSLLKYLSTQIEPRPHDPQWRKITRTKKVSKWTALAGILVINALGYCALPSRPEIVEYDGYLVTVESLPLIRQYQHAAERARKQDGYV; this is encoded by the exons ATGGCTGCGTCTCTCCGTGCGGCGGCGACCACGAGGATCCCGCGGCCGTCGGTGCTTCGAGGGCAGGGGCTTCGCCGGCTCGTCCACGCCGAGGAT CTTTCCAAATCCATCCTCGCCTTAGACAAGGAACACCGTGGTTCGCCAGTCCAGCGGATGGGGGAGCTGCTGCGCTTGCAGGCTTCCAAATTCACCCACGCCATgaaggaggaacaccgtgcggagCTAATCCAGCTGAAGAAGGAGCAGCTGTACGAAGTCATGGCCCTTGTCGACGCCGATTCCGCGACCTCCTCGCGGGATAGGAGTCTGCTCAAGTATCTCTCTACCCAAATCGAGCCTAGACCACATGACCCTCAATG GCGCAAGATAACCAGGACCAAGAAGGTGTCCAAGTGGACTGCGTTGGCGGGGATTCTTGTTATTAATGCTCTCGGTTATTGTGCGTTGCCTTCCCGTCCTGAAATAGTAGAGTATGACGGATATCTTGTAACCGTTGAGAGTCTTCCATTGATACGACAATATCAGCACGCTGCTGAGAGAGCGCGTAAGCAAGATGGATATGTGTGA